A DNA window from Vigna angularis cultivar LongXiaoDou No.4 chromosome 1, ASM1680809v1, whole genome shotgun sequence contains the following coding sequences:
- the LOC108326717 gene encoding nodulin-21: MATATSNGLVSQNHVGPVHPSPANKTDEKQTQKVTEDDANINYIERAQWLRPAVLGANDGLVSVASLMMGVGAVKKDPKAMLLAGFAGLVSGACGMAIGEYVAVYTQYDVEIGQMKRDMKMSVGGEKDLEMEVEKRTLPNPLQATLASAVSFSIGALIPLLSAAFIERYMTRVIVVVATVSLALLMFGRVVAQLGKTPKLKSHVRFLLGGWIAMAITFGLTKLLDTSALM, from the coding sequence ATGGCTACAGCTACATCCAATGGTTTGGTGTCACAAAACCATGTAGGACCAGTGCATCCAAGTCCAGCAAACAAAACTGATGAGAAGCAAACACAAAAAGTTACCGAAGATGATGCAAACATAAACTACATTGAAAGAGCGCAGTGGCTTCGTCCAGCAGTTTTAGGAGCCAATGATGGGTTGGTTTCGGTTGCTTCATTGATGATGGGTGTAGGAGCCGTTAAAAAAGACCCAAAGGCTATGCTACTTGCTGGTTTTGCAGGGTTGGTTTCAGGGGCTTGTGGTATGGCGATAGGAGAGTACGTTGCAGTGTACACTCAGTATGATGTTGAGATTGGTCAAATGAAGAGAGATATGAAGATGAGTGTAGGAGGGGAAAAGGACTTGGAGATGGAAGTGGAGAAAAGAACATTACCTAATCCACTGCAAGCTACTTTGGCATCTGCAGTATCCTTTTCTATAGGTGCATTGATTCCTCTACTTTCTGCCGCTTTCATAGAACGTTACATGACAAGGGTTATTGTGGTTGTGGCAACGGTTAGCTTGGCTTTGCTGATGTTTGGAAGGGTGGTGGCTCAACTGGGAAAAACTCCTAAGTTAAAATCTCATGTAAGGTTCCTTCTTGGAGGATGGATAGCCATGGCCATCACTTTTGGGTTAACCAAATTACTGGATACTAGTGCTTTAATGTAG